A stretch of DNA from Methanogenium sp. S4BF:
CGGTTCTTTCAGGAGAGGAAGATTATATTCCGGGGCTGAGACGGAACAAAAATATCCGGGTGTTCTGGAGTGCCGGGGATGATACCGGGATTCAGCCAAAGCAATCGGTTCACCGGCGGGATGAACCGTTTTCCCGTAAGCCCTGGCAGTTTATGGAACGAATCGAAGAGATGGGTTATCTGAAAAATGAGGGTGAAGATGTACTTTAGCAAAATTTCCCTTCGTCCACGGGCAAGTGAAGACCCAATATTCTGGTCAGGGTTGGGGTCGACATATCAGGCACACCACAGAGTATGGGATCTCTTCTCTGACGGCCCGGACAGAAACCGGGATTTTCTGTACCGGCATGAATACGGAACCGGGCTTCCAACGTTTATCTGTGTTTCAGCAAGACCGCCAAATGACCGATATGGTATGTGGAATGTTGCCACAAAGGAGTATTCCCCGGTGATCCGCGAAGGGCAGCACCTGAGGTTTAGTCTCCGGGCAAATCCCGTCATTACCCGCTGGGTTGAGGGGAAGGACGGAGTAAAAATTCACAAACGCCATGACGTTGTGATGGACAGAAAAATGAGGATGAATGATGAGGGCATTCCCCGGCATGAATGGCCGGAATCCCAGCAGATTGTGCAGGATGAGGGTGTTAAGTGGCTTTTTGCCCGTTCAAATGAACATGGCTTTGTAGTCTCCCCTGATGAGGTTGTTGCAGAAGGGTATATCCAGCAGAAATTTATGAAAAAGAAGGGGAAACACCTGATTAGCATCTCCACTATGGATTTTGACGGAATTCTTGAGGTGACCGATCCGGAAAAGATGCACCAGACCCTTATGGAAGGAATCGGGCCATCGAAAGGATTTGGATGCGGCCTGCTTCTGGTGAAACCAGTGTGAGGAGATCAGGATGGATCTCCCTCCCCTCCGCCCCATTCCGATAAAAGAACGGACCTCCCTTGCTTTTCTTGAGAAGGGGCTGCTTGACGTTATTGACGGTGCATTTGTCCTTGTCGATAAATTTGGTGTGCGTACCCAGATTCCCGTGGGCGGGATCGCCTGCCTGATGCTTGAACCGGGGTCTCGGGTGTCACATGCCGCAGTTGTGCTTGCAGCCCGTGTCGGTTGTCTGTTAGTATGGGTGGGTGAAGCTGGTGTGCGCCTGTATTCTGCCGGGCAGCCCGGGGGTGCACGTGCTGACAGGCTCCTGTACCAGGCTCAGCTTGCACTGAATGAGGACGCGAGAAAAAAGGTCGTCCACAAGATGTTTGCAATGCGATTTGAGGGATCATATCCTTCTTATCTGTCCATTGACCAGTTGCGGGGAATGGAGGGGGTACGGGTAAAAGAAATTTACACACGCCTTGCACAATCCCATGGGGTGGAGTGGAAAGGGCGGAGGTATAACCCGGATGACTGGGAAGAGGGAGATCATTCCAATCGCTGCCTGAGTGCAGCAAATGCCTGCCTGTATGGAATCAGTGAGGCGGCCATACTTGCAGCAGGGTATGCACCGGCCATTGGGTTTTTGCATTCCGGGAATGCCCGTTCTTTTGTCTATGATGTTGCAGATCTTTTTAAGTTTGAAACTGTTGTTCCTGCAGCATTTGCCGTTGCTGCAGAAAACCCGGATAATATCGAGATGGCGGTCCGCCACAGGTGCCGTGATATGTTTCGGGAGACACGGCTATTGAAACGTATTATTCCCACGATTGACGATGTGCTTGCGGCAGGTGGGCTTGCCCCTCCCGGAATTCCTGCTGATGCCCACCCTGCTGCATTGCAGGACCGGAAAGGGATTGGCGATGTTGGTTATCGTAACTGAAAATGCCCCTCCCCGCCTCAGGGGGCGGCTTTCGGTATGGCTTCTTGAGGTAAAGGCCGGTGTCTATGTCGGCAGGTACTCGACCCGTGTCCGGGAAATGATCTGGGAGCAGGTGACTGATGGTATTGGTGACGGGAATGCAGTTCTTGCATGGTCAACCAAT
This window harbors:
- the cas6e gene encoding type I-E CRISPR-associated protein Cas6/Cse3/CasE, producing the protein MYFSKISLRPRASEDPIFWSGLGSTYQAHHRVWDLFSDGPDRNRDFLYRHEYGTGLPTFICVSARPPNDRYGMWNVATKEYSPVIREGQHLRFSLRANPVITRWVEGKDGVKIHKRHDVVMDRKMRMNDEGIPRHEWPESQQIVQDEGVKWLFARSNEHGFVVSPDEVVAEGYIQQKFMKKKGKHLISISTMDFDGILEVTDPEKMHQTLMEGIGPSKGFGCGLLLVKPV
- the cas1e gene encoding type I-E CRISPR-associated endonuclease Cas1e, producing the protein MDLPPLRPIPIKERTSLAFLEKGLLDVIDGAFVLVDKFGVRTQIPVGGIACLMLEPGSRVSHAAVVLAARVGCLLVWVGEAGVRLYSAGQPGGARADRLLYQAQLALNEDARKKVVHKMFAMRFEGSYPSYLSIDQLRGMEGVRVKEIYTRLAQSHGVEWKGRRYNPDDWEEGDHSNRCLSAANACLYGISEAAILAAGYAPAIGFLHSGNARSFVYDVADLFKFETVVPAAFAVAAENPDNIEMAVRHRCRDMFRETRLLKRIIPTIDDVLAAGGLAPPGIPADAHPAALQDRKGIGDVGYRN